The following coding sequences lie in one Calidithermus timidus DSM 17022 genomic window:
- a CDS encoding glycoside hydrolase family 125 protein has translation MAELMTPAPVLEDPPAHRPTGNLELHLEAHPEAPRLLRLGVASLGLNGLLDLVGEPLLEVQGQGWEGRLLDDWIPVWESLACTVTLLAPWGERGFALRLEPKEPGPLRVLGRVAHLGLRRFREETVDVFFRATHDPWTRSHVLEARTERTLLALGFQADREPSQLEWGEQFAMEWSAGPATLYVGVAPEADGARTTALHLRRVGWEGLLEATRRKIFALTGGYAGPLEHGYRRHLLLAYFYAQADSLEGEPVLLTSRSPHYYVSGAYWSRDALLWFFPALLQADRPRARQVLRAAFRRYARWPGEHAQYLGGPPLYPGFELDQAAAYPLALARYLEGGPDPELLAELREPLEWVFERVRRERHPSLPLYRTFLSPTDDPVPHPYLTYDNALWSVALNRLAPFTPDPAALREEARQIRESLYRQAVQGGRFVFAFEPGGGFVWGDEPAGSLMLLPHLGFASREDFVWQATALWIMSEENPHHYRARFVGEGSAHFPFPSGFSLVNRMLSGLRRSAAEAVLALEQAPLDHGYACESFDPQTGLARTGVGFAALAGFVAYGLAHAGAALAPSTRLTQPGL, from the coding sequence ATGGCCGAACTCATGACCCCCGCCCCCGTGCTCGAGGACCCCCCCGCCCATCGGCCCACCGGCAACCTCGAGCTCCACCTCGAGGCCCACCCCGAAGCTCCACGCCTGCTGCGGCTGGGGGTGGCCTCGCTGGGCCTCAACGGCCTGCTCGATCTGGTGGGCGAGCCGCTTTTGGAGGTGCAGGGGCAGGGCTGGGAGGGCCGCCTGCTCGACGACTGGATCCCGGTGTGGGAGAGCCTGGCCTGCACCGTGACGCTGCTGGCCCCCTGGGGTGAGCGCGGCTTCGCGCTGCGGCTCGAGCCCAAAGAGCCCGGCCCGCTGCGGGTGCTGGGCCGCGTGGCCCACCTGGGGTTGCGCCGCTTCCGCGAGGAGACGGTAGACGTCTTCTTCCGCGCCACCCACGACCCCTGGACCAGGAGCCACGTGCTCGAGGCCCGCACCGAGCGCACCCTGCTGGCGCTGGGGTTCCAAGCCGACCGCGAGCCCAGCCAGCTCGAGTGGGGGGAACAGTTCGCCATGGAGTGGAGCGCCGGGCCGGCCACGCTCTACGTGGGGGTGGCCCCCGAGGCCGACGGGGCCCGCACCACCGCGCTGCACCTGCGGCGGGTGGGCTGGGAGGGGTTGCTCGAGGCCACCCGGCGCAAGATCTTCGCCCTCACCGGCGGCTACGCGGGGCCGCTGGAGCACGGCTACCGGCGGCACCTGCTGCTGGCCTACTTCTACGCCCAGGCCGACAGCCTCGAGGGCGAGCCCGTGCTCCTGACCTCGCGCAGCCCGCACTACTACGTCTCGGGGGCCTACTGGTCGCGCGACGCCTTGCTGTGGTTCTTCCCCGCGCTCTTGCAGGCCGATCGGCCCCGGGCGCGGCAGGTGCTGCGGGCGGCCTTCCGGCGCTACGCGCGCTGGCCCGGCGAGCACGCGCAGTACCTCGGCGGGCCCCCACTCTACCCCGGCTTCGAGCTCGACCAGGCCGCGGCCTACCCCCTGGCGCTGGCGCGCTACCTCGAGGGCGGCCCCGACCCCGAGCTGCTGGCCGAGCTGCGCGAGCCGCTGGAGTGGGTCTTCGAGCGGGTGCGGCGCGAGCGCCACCCCAGCCTGCCCCTCTACCGCACCTTCCTCTCCCCCACCGACGACCCCGTGCCCCACCCCTACCTGACCTACGACAACGCGTTGTGGTCGGTGGCGCTGAACCGGCTGGCCCCCTTCACCCCCGACCCCGCCGCCCTGCGCGAGGAGGCCCGCCAGATCCGCGAGAGCCTCTACCGCCAGGCGGTGCAGGGCGGGCGCTTCGTGTTCGCCTTCGAGCCGGGCGGGGGCTTCGTTTGGGGCGATGAGCCCGCCGGGAGCCTGATGCTGCTACCCCACCTGGGCTTCGCCAGCCGCGAGGACTTCGTGTGGCAAGCCACCGCCTTGTGGATCATGTCGGAGGAGAACCCCCACCACTACCGCGCCCGCTTCGTGGGGGAGGGCTCGGCCCACTTCCCCTTCCCCTCGGGCTTCAGCCTGGTCAACCGCATGCTCTCGGGGCTGCGGCGCAGCGCGGCGGAGGCGGTGCTGGCCCTCGAGCAGGCCCCCCTCGACCACGGCTACGCCTGCGAGTCCTTCGACCCCCAGACCGGCCTGGCCCGCACTGGCGTGGGCTTCGCGGCCCTGGCGGGTTTCGTGGCCTACGGGCTCGCCCACGCCGGTGCGGCCCTCGCGCCCAGCACCCGCCTCACCCAGCCTGGGCTTTGA
- a CDS encoding amidohydrolase family protein, translating into MKLPLPVFDMHLHLPYSGSEGPSGPRRCRYSEDLWGAWGTRLAQRYGAEKLALWNERNAKAQEGWWRAYGFPLPDSPQPSPAECARRYAEEVERYGLLGLVFLTGGGNERLAETLRPYPKLHGFAFEADPFRPEAAAELRRSVEELGLKGLKLFGSALLRPLDDPDLDPLWRVCEELQIPVLIHFGPLGGGGGIADGVNISPMRLHEVAKGYPTVPFIVPHFGCGYLNDLLQLMWACDNVYVDTSGNNEWRRYLWPEPTLKDLFRRFYELFGPERILFGTDASWFPRGWVLKYFEEQYRAAVEVGIPEAHQRLIFAGNAMRLLRIG; encoded by the coding sequence ATGAAACTGCCCTTACCCGTCTTCGACATGCATCTGCACCTGCCCTACTCGGGCAGTGAAGGGCCATCCGGCCCCCGGCGATGCCGGTACTCAGAGGACCTGTGGGGGGCGTGGGGAACGCGCCTGGCACAGCGTTACGGGGCCGAGAAGCTGGCACTGTGGAACGAGCGCAACGCCAAGGCGCAGGAGGGCTGGTGGAGGGCCTACGGCTTCCCGCTCCCGGACTCGCCCCAGCCCAGCCCGGCAGAGTGCGCGCGGCGTTACGCGGAGGAGGTGGAGCGCTACGGGCTGCTGGGGCTGGTGTTCCTCACCGGCGGCGGCAACGAGCGCCTGGCCGAAACCCTGAGGCCCTACCCCAAGCTCCACGGCTTCGCCTTTGAGGCCGACCCCTTCCGGCCAGAGGCCGCGGCCGAGCTGCGCCGGAGCGTAGAGGAGCTGGGCCTTAAGGGGCTCAAGCTCTTCGGGAGCGCGCTGCTGCGGCCCCTCGACGACCCCGACCTGGACCCCTTGTGGCGGGTCTGCGAGGAGTTGCAGATCCCGGTGCTTATCCACTTCGGGCCGCTGGGCGGGGGCGGCGGGATCGCCGATGGGGTCAACATCAGCCCCATGCGGCTACACGAGGTGGCCAAGGGCTACCCCACGGTGCCCTTCATCGTGCCGCACTTCGGCTGCGGCTACCTCAACGACCTACTCCAACTGATGTGGGCCTGCGACAACGTCTACGTGGACACCTCGGGCAACAACGAGTGGCGGCGCTACCTGTGGCCCGAACCCACGCTCAAGGACCTCTTCCGCCGCTTCTACGAGCTCTTCGGCCCCGAGCGCATCCTCTTCGGTACCGACGCCTCCTGGTTCCCGCGGGGCTGGGTGCTGAAGTACTTCGAGGAGCAGTACCGCGCGGCGGTAGAGGTGGGCATCCCCGAGGCGCACCAACGCCTGATCTTCGCGGGGAACGCGATGCGGCTGCTCAGGATCGGATGA
- a CDS encoding VOC family protein yields MSLITGVHHVGFSVPNLDEALQFFTEVLGFELLSHGALPTPDDPIAEQFDVEPDESVRFAFLKAGGDTIELVEWTSPRQQRQMPRNPDWGGRHLALKTGGLEQTLARLRTVPGVRILKPRGERFVYVQTPFGMYLQLMAPNA; encoded by the coding sequence ATGAGCCTCATCACCGGCGTTCACCACGTAGGTTTCAGCGTACCCAACCTCGACGAAGCCCTGCAGTTCTTCACCGAAGTCCTGGGCTTCGAACTCCTCAGCCACGGCGCCCTGCCTACCCCCGACGACCCCATCGCCGAGCAGTTCGATGTCGAGCCCGATGAGTCCGTTCGCTTCGCCTTCCTCAAGGCGGGTGGCGACACCATCGAGCTCGTCGAGTGGACATCGCCGCGCCAGCAGCGCCAAATGCCGCGCAACCCCGATTGGGGCGGGCGGCACCTGGCACTCAAAACCGGTGGGCTCGAGCAGACCCTCGCCCGCCTGCGCACCGTGCCCGGTGTGCGCATCCTGAAGCCCAGGGGTGAGCGCTTCGTCTACGTGCAGACGCCTTTTGGGATGTACCTCCAACTCATGGCTCCCAACGCCTGA
- the typA gene encoding translational GTPase TypA produces MELRNIAIIAHVDHGKTTLVDAMLKQAKALSRHDAAGERIMDSNDLERERGITILAKNTAVVWNDVKINIVDTPGHADFGGEVERALSMVDGVLLLVDAAEGPMPQTRFVLKKAIEAGLKPIVVINKVDKRDARPDEVLNETFDLMAELGASEEQLDFPYLYAIGREGAAWLKEKKDGLEDLFQVILSHIPAPKVEEGPFQLRVANLDYSSFLGKIAIGKVHRGSVRKGQVISIVGEHGSRDAKVVAAFTHQGLERLEVLEVAPGDIVAIAGMEGVEIGDTLAAKEAPEALPRLAVDEPTVSITLTPNTSPFAGREGKFVTSRQIRERLLKELETNVALRVIEVTPDTFELHGRGELHLSVLLETMRREGFEFSVGQPSVLLKEVGGQVHEPYEYLVVDVPEAKFGPVMEALGTRKAQMVHMEQDSGRVRAEFTVPARALFGFRTLFLTLTAGEGVMSHSFHGYAPHVGALETRTTGSAVAMEAGVAFAYSLHRLQERISFFIDPGTEVYVGMIVGENSRDNDLNVNVCINKKLTNIRAAGSDENIRLIPPRKFTLEEALEFLAPDELLEVTPKSLRLRKRVLDPSQRKRAEVV; encoded by the coding sequence ATGGAACTCAGAAACATCGCGATCATCGCGCACGTGGATCACGGCAAGACCACGCTCGTCGACGCCATGCTCAAGCAGGCCAAGGCCCTCTCCCGTCATGACGCAGCGGGCGAGCGCATCATGGATTCCAACGACCTCGAGCGCGAGCGCGGCATCACCATCCTGGCCAAGAACACCGCCGTCGTGTGGAATGACGTGAAGATCAACATCGTCGATACCCCCGGCCACGCCGACTTCGGCGGGGAGGTCGAGCGGGCCTTGAGCATGGTGGACGGGGTCCTCCTGCTCGTCGATGCCGCCGAAGGCCCCATGCCCCAGACCCGCTTCGTGCTCAAGAAGGCCATCGAGGCGGGGCTCAAGCCCATCGTGGTCATCAACAAGGTCGATAAGCGCGATGCGCGTCCCGACGAGGTCTTGAACGAGACCTTCGACCTCATGGCCGAGCTGGGGGCCTCCGAGGAGCAGCTCGACTTCCCCTACCTCTACGCCATCGGGCGCGAAGGCGCGGCCTGGCTGAAGGAGAAGAAGGACGGGCTCGAGGACCTCTTCCAGGTCATCCTCAGCCACATCCCCGCCCCCAAGGTCGAGGAGGGCCCCTTCCAACTGCGCGTGGCCAACCTCGACTACTCCAGCTTTCTGGGCAAGATCGCCATCGGCAAGGTGCACCGCGGCAGCGTGCGCAAGGGTCAGGTCATCAGCATCGTGGGTGAGCACGGGAGCCGTGACGCCAAGGTGGTGGCGGCCTTCACCCACCAGGGGCTCGAGCGCCTCGAGGTCCTGGAGGTGGCCCCCGGCGACATCGTGGCCATCGCGGGCATGGAAGGCGTGGAGATCGGCGACACCCTCGCCGCCAAGGAGGCTCCCGAAGCCCTGCCCCGCCTGGCGGTGGACGAGCCCACCGTGAGCATCACCCTCACCCCCAACACCTCACCCTTCGCGGGCAGAGAGGGTAAGTTCGTCACCAGCCGTCAGATCCGCGAGCGGCTTTTGAAGGAGCTCGAGACCAACGTGGCCTTGCGGGTCATCGAGGTTACCCCCGATACCTTCGAGCTGCACGGGCGCGGCGAGCTGCACCTGAGCGTGCTGCTGGAGACCATGCGCCGCGAGGGCTTCGAGTTCAGCGTGGGCCAGCCCAGCGTGCTGCTGAAGGAAGTGGGTGGCCAAGTGCACGAGCCCTACGAGTACCTGGTAGTGGACGTGCCCGAGGCTAAGTTCGGCCCCGTGATGGAGGCGCTGGGCACCCGCAAGGCCCAGATGGTGCACATGGAGCAAGACTCCGGTCGGGTTCGCGCCGAGTTCACCGTCCCGGCCCGGGCCCTCTTCGGCTTCCGCACCCTCTTCCTCACCCTCACGGCGGGCGAGGGCGTGATGAGCCACAGCTTCCACGGCTACGCTCCGCACGTGGGCGCGCTCGAGACCCGCACCACCGGCAGCGCGGTGGCGATGGAGGCGGGCGTGGCCTTCGCCTACAGCCTCCACCGCCTACAGGAGCGCATCAGCTTCTTCATCGACCCCGGCACCGAGGTCTACGTGGGTATGATCGTGGGCGAGAACTCCCGCGATAACGACCTCAACGTCAACGTCTGCATCAACAAGAAGCTCACCAACATCCGCGCCGCCGGTTCCGATGAGAACATCCGCCTGATCCCGCCCCGCAAGTTCACGCTCGAGGAGGCCCTGGAGTTCCTGGCCCCCGACGAGCTGCTCGAGGTCACGCCTAAGAGCCTGCGCCTGCGCAAGCGGGTGCTCGACCCCAGCCAGCGCAAGCGGGCTGAGGTAGTCTGA
- a CDS encoding Uma2 family endonuclease, with product MPASAPRPARLSKEEWLELEKQTGSRYEYLDGFVYAMAGESRTHNDIVVNITLALAQKARVEGCRLQVENMRTWVKALNRYYYPDVVISCGTEAHESEIHEPCFIVEVLSETTADKDRREKLEAYFKIPTLETYVLVSQDEKRVGVYQRTRWNLVWSELINDGELEVACLGEALSLEQIYAGLAVAEVIGRAT from the coding sequence ATGCCCGCAAGCGCTCCCCGTCCCGCCCGGCTGAGTAAGGAGGAGTGGCTCGAGCTGGAGAAGCAGACCGGTTCGCGCTACGAGTACCTCGACGGCTTTGTGTACGCGATGGCTGGGGAGAGCCGCACCCACAACGACATCGTCGTGAACATCACCCTCGCGCTGGCCCAGAAAGCCAGGGTCGAGGGCTGTCGGCTCCAGGTCGAAAACATGAGGACCTGGGTCAAAGCGCTCAACCGCTACTACTACCCCGACGTAGTGATCAGCTGCGGCACCGAAGCGCACGAAAGCGAAATTCACGAGCCCTGCTTCATCGTGGAAGTGCTGTCGGAGACCACCGCCGACAAGGACCGGCGGGAGAAGCTCGAGGCCTACTTCAAAATCCCCACCCTCGAGACCTACGTGCTGGTCTCGCAGGACGAGAAGCGGGTGGGGGTTTATCAGCGAACCCGCTGGAACTTGGTGTGGAGCGAGTTGATCAACGACGGTGAACTCGAGGTCGCCTGTTTGGGGGAGGCCCTCAGCCTCGAGCAGATCTACGCCGGGCTGGCCGTTGCTGAGGTTATCGGGCGAGCAACCTGA